The following proteins are co-located in the Sphingomonas donggukensis genome:
- a CDS encoding isopenicillin N synthase family dioxygenase: MLDTPQAQVPLLDMGTQGTDPAGFAKALGTSFERFGFAMVSNHGVPDAIVERAWAMTKAFFGLPEDQKRAYFQAGGGGARGYTPFKTEIAKGATHVDLKEFWHVGRELARGHRFEKEMAPNVWPDQPEGFKETFLALFKALDDAGLRLLSAIAVHLGLEPNWFEHAVDDGNSVLRLLHYPPVPADAPEVRAGAHEDINLITLLLGAEEAGLELLEKNGSWLPVKPPAGAMVVNVGDMLQRLTNHVLPSTTHRVVNPAPERRGFSRYSMPYFLHPAPDFMIATLPGTITADNPNRYETPISSHDYLHERLVEIGLIKK; the protein is encoded by the coding sequence ATGCTCGACACTCCCCAGGCCCAGGTTCCGCTGCTCGACATGGGCACGCAAGGGACCGACCCCGCCGGCTTTGCCAAGGCGCTCGGCACGTCGTTCGAGCGGTTCGGCTTTGCGATGGTGTCGAACCACGGCGTGCCCGACGCCATCGTCGAGCGCGCGTGGGCGATGACCAAGGCGTTCTTCGGCCTGCCCGAGGATCAGAAGCGCGCCTATTTCCAGGCCGGCGGCGGCGGGGCGCGCGGCTATACGCCGTTCAAGACCGAGATCGCCAAGGGTGCGACGCACGTCGACCTGAAGGAATTCTGGCACGTGGGGCGCGAACTGGCGCGCGGCCACCGGTTCGAGAAGGAGATGGCCCCCAACGTCTGGCCCGATCAGCCCGAGGGATTCAAGGAGACGTTCCTGGCGCTGTTCAAGGCGCTGGACGACGCAGGTCTGCGCCTGCTGTCGGCGATCGCGGTGCATCTAGGGCTCGAGCCGAACTGGTTCGAACATGCTGTGGACGACGGCAATTCGGTGCTGCGCCTGCTCCATTATCCGCCGGTCCCCGCCGATGCCCCCGAAGTGCGCGCCGGCGCGCATGAGGACATCAACCTGATCACCCTGCTGCTCGGGGCCGAGGAAGCGGGCCTCGAACTGCTCGAGAAGAATGGCAGCTGGCTGCCGGTGAAGCCGCCCGCGGGCGCGATGGTCGTCAATGTCGGCGACATGCTGCAGCGGCTGACCAACCACGTCCTGCCCTCCACCACCCACCGCGTCGTCAACCCGGCGCCCGAGCGACGTGGTTTCTCGCGCTATTCGATGCCCTATTTCCTTCACCCCGCGCCCGATTTCATGATCGCGACGCTGCCCGGCACGATCACCGCGGACAATCCCAACCGCTACGAAACGCCGATCAGCAGCCACGATTACCTGCACGAGCGGCTGGTCGAGATCGGGCTCATCAAGAAGTAG
- a CDS encoding SLC13 family permease, translating into MTADQILTLAVLIAVVAALIWDRVRSDVVALSGAAVLLVTGVVRPVEVQGAFASPAIIALASLFVIAYALELSGLLDRAITGAVAMCRRLGAAGLWLMLGAIGCLSCFLNSTPIVVLGAPVVRDVATALRLPPKRYLMPLSYITVLTGCCTLIGTSTNLLVDDMARIAGQPRFGIFEITPVGLPMALVGGLYLFLFSGKLMKQSLAEPDAPRGGDIQVDSAQVGDAELFAEQRAFNPRHAAIAAAVFVGAIAAAALNVAPIAATAFAGAVLLILLRVITPDEAYGGLRPQILILIAGMVVIGIAMEESKLAGMATEALIGSLNGVGPLAALIVLYLVTMVLTELLSNATVAVLMTPIAVALAESLGVSARPFLVAVMMAGSAAFATPFGYQTNVIVYQMAGYRYMDFVRVGLPLNLITFAVAVAAIRIVFPF; encoded by the coding sequence GTGACCGCGGACCAGATTCTGACGCTGGCAGTGCTGATCGCGGTCGTAGCGGCGCTGATCTGGGACCGGGTGCGTTCGGATGTGGTGGCGCTGTCCGGTGCGGCGGTGCTGCTGGTCACCGGCGTCGTCCGGCCGGTCGAGGTGCAGGGCGCCTTCGCCAGCCCCGCGATCATCGCCCTCGCCTCGCTGTTCGTCATCGCCTACGCGCTCGAACTGTCGGGATTGCTCGACCGCGCGATCACCGGGGCGGTCGCGATGTGCAGGCGGCTGGGTGCTGCCGGGCTCTGGCTGATGCTCGGCGCGATCGGGTGCCTGTCCTGCTTCCTGAACAGCACGCCGATCGTCGTGCTCGGCGCGCCGGTGGTGCGCGACGTCGCGACCGCGCTCCGGCTGCCGCCCAAGCGGTATCTGATGCCGCTGTCCTATATCACCGTGCTGACCGGCTGCTGCACGCTGATCGGCACGTCGACCAACCTGCTCGTCGACGACATGGCCCGGATCGCCGGCCAGCCGCGCTTCGGCATCTTCGAGATCACGCCGGTCGGGCTGCCGATGGCGCTGGTCGGCGGGCTCTACCTCTTCCTGTTCAGCGGCAAGCTGATGAAGCAAAGCCTGGCCGAGCCCGACGCGCCGCGCGGCGGCGACATCCAGGTCGACAGCGCGCAGGTGGGCGACGCCGAGCTCTTCGCCGAGCAGCGCGCGTTCAACCCCCGCCACGCAGCCATCGCCGCGGCGGTCTTCGTCGGTGCGATCGCCGCGGCGGCGCTGAACGTCGCGCCGATCGCCGCGACGGCATTTGCCGGGGCGGTGCTGCTGATCCTGCTGCGCGTCATCACCCCGGACGAGGCTTACGGCGGTTTGCGCCCGCAGATCCTGATCCTGATCGCTGGGATGGTCGTGATCGGGATCGCGATGGAGGAAAGCAAGCTGGCCGGCATGGCAACCGAGGCGCTGATCGGATCGCTGAACGGCGTCGGCCCGCTCGCCGCGCTGATCGTGCTGTATCTGGTGACGATGGTGCTGACCGAGCTGCTGTCGAACGCCACGGTTGCGGTCCTGATGACGCCGATCGCCGTTGCGCTGGCCGAGAGCCTGGGTGTCAGCGCCCGCCCGTTCCTGGTCGCCGTGATGATGGCCGGCAGCGCCGCCTTCGCCACGCCTTTCGGCTACCAGACGAACGTTATCGTCTATCAGATGGCCGGCTATCGCTACATGGACTTCGTGCGCGTCGGCCTGCCGCTCAACCTGATTACCTTCGCAGTCGCGGTCGCGGCGATCCGGATAGTCTTCCCCTTCTGA
- the nth gene encoding endonuclease III has product MKKADIVEFFARLAADDPHPVTELESVNAFTLLVAVVLSAQMTDAGVNKATRALFAIADTPAKMAALGLATIREHLATINFNNTKAKNVLALSEALVRDHGGEVPRTREALEALPGVGRKTANVVLNSAFGEETFAVDTHIFRVCNRTGLAKGKDVLAVETKLERAVPQPFRLHAHHWLILHGRYTCKARKPECWRCVEVDLCAFKPKTPAPPPPKPAR; this is encoded by the coding sequence TTGAAGAAGGCGGACATCGTCGAATTCTTCGCGCGGCTGGCGGCGGACGATCCGCATCCGGTGACCGAGCTCGAATCGGTCAACGCCTTCACATTGCTCGTCGCGGTCGTGCTGTCGGCGCAGATGACCGACGCCGGCGTGAACAAGGCGACGCGCGCGCTGTTCGCGATCGCCGATACGCCCGCGAAGATGGCGGCGCTGGGGCTCGCGACGATCCGCGAGCACCTCGCGACGATCAACTTCAACAACACCAAGGCGAAGAACGTGCTGGCGCTGAGCGAGGCGCTGGTCCGCGACCACGGCGGCGAGGTGCCGCGCACCCGCGAGGCGCTGGAGGCGCTGCCCGGCGTCGGGCGCAAGACCGCCAACGTCGTGCTGAATTCCGCGTTCGGGGAGGAGACGTTCGCGGTCGACACGCACATCTTTCGCGTCTGCAACCGCACCGGCCTGGCCAAGGGCAAGGACGTGCTGGCGGTCGAGACGAAGCTGGAGAGGGCGGTGCCCCAGCCGTTCCGCCTGCACGCGCATCACTGGCTGATCCTGCACGGCCGCTACACCTGCAAGGCGCGCAAGCCCGAATGCTGGCGCTGCGTCGAGGTCGACCTGTGCGCGTTCAAGCCCAAGACCCCGGCCCCGCCGCCACCCAAACCCGCCCGCTAA
- the glpX gene encoding class II fructose-bisphosphatase: MTDTASKVLDRVLVLEMVRVTEAAAIAAAKLVGRGDEKAADAAAVEAMRAALNELAMDGTVVIGEGERDEAPMLFIGEKVGSAIGSGPKIDIALDPLEGTTITAKAGPNALAVLAIAEEGELLNAPDVYMEKLAVGPGYPDGVIDLAKSPTENIHAIAAAKGVEPHEIIACVLDRPRHEALVAELRAIGCGVMLIGDGDVAGVIATTDPDTTVDVYMGSGGAPEGVLACAALRCIGGQFKGRLLFRNDAERGRAAKWGVTDLDRIYDLTDLAKGDCIFAATGVTDGSLLAGVKRKAGKMTTESVVMRASSGTVRWVKGEHRLG; encoded by the coding sequence ATGACCGACACCGCCAGCAAGGTCCTGGACCGCGTCCTCGTGCTCGAGATGGTGCGCGTGACCGAAGCCGCCGCGATCGCCGCGGCCAAGCTGGTCGGGCGCGGCGACGAGAAAGCCGCCGACGCCGCTGCGGTCGAGGCGATGCGCGCGGCGCTGAACGAGCTGGCGATGGACGGCACCGTGGTGATCGGCGAGGGCGAGCGCGACGAAGCGCCGATGCTGTTCATCGGCGAAAAGGTCGGCTCCGCGATCGGCTCGGGTCCGAAGATCGACATCGCGCTCGACCCGCTGGAGGGCACGACGATCACCGCCAAGGCCGGACCGAACGCGCTCGCCGTGCTGGCGATCGCCGAGGAAGGCGAACTGCTGAACGCGCCCGACGTGTACATGGAAAAGCTGGCGGTCGGCCCCGGCTATCCCGACGGCGTCATCGACCTGGCGAAGTCGCCGACCGAGAACATCCACGCCATCGCCGCCGCCAAGGGCGTCGAACCGCACGAGATCATCGCCTGTGTCCTCGACCGCCCGCGCCACGAGGCGCTGGTCGCCGAGCTGCGCGCGATCGGGTGCGGAGTGATGCTGATCGGCGACGGCGACGTTGCGGGCGTCATCGCGACGACCGATCCCGACACGACCGTTGACGTGTACATGGGGTCGGGCGGCGCGCCGGAGGGCGTGCTGGCCTGCGCGGCGCTCAGGTGCATCGGCGGGCAGTTCAAGGGCCGGCTGCTGTTCCGCAACGACGCCGAGCGTGGGCGCGCGGCGAAATGGGGGGTCACCGACCTCGACCGGATCTACGACCTGACCGATCTCGCCAAGGGCGACTGCATCTTCGCTGCGACCGGCGTCACCGACGGATCGCTTCTGGCCGGTGTGAAGCGCAAGGCTGGCAAGATGACCACCGAGAGCGTGGTGATGCGCGCATCGTCGGGCACGGTGCGCTGGGTGAAGGGCGAGCACCGGCTGGGGTGA
- the dapB gene encoding 4-hydroxy-tetrahydrodipicolinate reductase produces the protein MTSIGIYGSRGRMGQAIVAELGELGARHAGGADAEDDPAIVAAAADVLVDFSSPAALDAHLTAARAAHTPIVIGTTGLTEAQHALIDAAAADIAVLQTGNTSLGVTLLAQLVREAAARLDTDWDIEIVEMHHRHKVDAPSGTALLLGAAAADGRGATLADAAVHDRAGVTGARAEGTIGFASLRGGSVTGDHSVIFAGEGERIELTHRADSRAIFARGAVRAALWLATQPPGRYEMRQVLGL, from the coding sequence ATGACCAGTATCGGCATCTACGGCAGCCGCGGGCGGATGGGGCAGGCGATCGTCGCGGAATTGGGCGAGCTCGGCGCGCGCCATGCCGGCGGGGCGGATGCCGAGGACGATCCGGCGATCGTTGCCGCTGCCGCCGACGTGCTGGTCGATTTCTCCTCGCCCGCGGCGCTCGACGCGCACCTGACCGCCGCCCGCGCCGCGCATACCCCGATCGTCATCGGCACCACCGGCCTCACCGAAGCGCAGCACGCGCTGATCGACGCCGCCGCCGCCGACATCGCGGTGCTCCAGACCGGCAATACCTCGCTCGGCGTCACCCTGCTCGCGCAGCTGGTGCGCGAGGCGGCGGCGCGGCTCGACACCGACTGGGACATCGAGATCGTCGAGATGCACCACCGTCACAAGGTCGATGCGCCGTCGGGCACCGCGCTGCTGCTGGGCGCCGCCGCCGCCGACGGGCGTGGTGCCACGCTTGCCGATGCGGCGGTCCACGACCGCGCGGGCGTCACCGGTGCGCGCGCGGAGGGCACGATCGGCTTCGCATCGCTACGCGGCGGATCGGTGACCGGTGACCACAGCGTGATCTTCGCGGGCGAGGGCGAGCGCATCGAGCTGACCCACCGCGCCGACAGCCGCGCGATCTTCGCGCGCGGGGCGGTCCGCGCCGCGCTGTGGCTGGCGACGCAGCCGCCGGGACGCTATGAAATGCGGCAGGTGCTCGGGCTTTGA
- a CDS encoding homoserine dehydrogenase has protein sequence MVEPLRIALAGLGTVGGGVVRLLDTNRDLIERRAGRAIEIVAVSARDRTKDRGIDLSRFDWTDDTSALAHHPRADVVVELIGGSDGPALTLARATLSAGKAFVTANKAMLAHHGLELAQAAEASGVALKFEAAVAGGVPVVKGLREGAAANAIDRVYGILNGTCNFTLSKMEAENRDFAEVLAEAQALGFAEADPSFDIDGIDAAHKLSILASLAFGTQPAFGDVAITGIRHVLGADIAEAAALGYRVRLVGVAEAGASGLFQRVHPHLVPIDHPLAHTTGSLNAVVADGNFVGRLFFQGRGAGDGPTASAVVADLIDIARGEYGAPYAMPAAALTRPATADAGDRRSRAYLRFAVVDKVGVLAEIAAAMRDAGVSIESLIQRGASPDGHVLVAIVTHEGPERCVAAALEKLRGSQSLAGEPMWMHILA, from the coding sequence ATGGTCGAGCCGTTACGAATTGCGCTTGCCGGGCTCGGCACCGTTGGCGGCGGGGTCGTCCGGCTGCTCGACACCAACCGCGACCTGATCGAACGCCGCGCCGGTCGCGCGATCGAGATCGTCGCGGTGTCGGCGCGCGATCGCACCAAGGACCGCGGCATCGACCTGTCGCGGTTCGACTGGACCGACGATACCAGCGCGCTCGCCCATCACCCCCGCGCCGACGTGGTGGTCGAGCTGATCGGCGGATCGGACGGCCCCGCCCTCACCCTCGCCCGTGCGACGCTGTCCGCGGGCAAGGCATTCGTGACCGCCAACAAGGCGATGCTGGCGCACCACGGGCTGGAGCTGGCGCAGGCCGCCGAGGCGTCGGGCGTGGCACTGAAGTTCGAGGCTGCGGTCGCGGGCGGCGTGCCGGTGGTGAAGGGCCTGCGCGAGGGCGCGGCGGCCAACGCCATCGACCGGGTGTACGGCATCCTGAACGGCACATGCAATTTCACCCTGTCGAAGATGGAGGCCGAGAACCGCGACTTCGCCGAGGTGCTGGCCGAGGCGCAGGCGCTGGGCTTTGCCGAGGCAGACCCCAGTTTCGACATCGACGGCATCGACGCCGCGCACAAATTGTCGATCCTGGCGAGCCTGGCCTTCGGTACGCAGCCGGCGTTCGGCGACGTCGCGATCACCGGCATCCGCCACGTGCTGGGCGCCGACATCGCCGAGGCGGCGGCGCTGGGGTACCGCGTGCGGCTGGTGGGCGTCGCGGAGGCGGGGGCGAGCGGGCTGTTCCAGCGCGTTCACCCGCATCTGGTGCCGATCGACCACCCGCTGGCGCACACGACGGGGTCGCTCAACGCGGTCGTCGCCGATGGCAATTTCGTCGGGCGGCTCTTCTTCCAGGGGCGCGGGGCGGGCGACGGACCAACCGCCAGCGCAGTCGTCGCCGACCTGATCGACATCGCCCGCGGCGAATATGGCGCCCCCTATGCGATGCCCGCCGCCGCCCTGACCAGGCCCGCCACCGCCGATGCCGGCGATCGCCGCAGCCGCGCCTACCTGCGCTTCGCCGTGGTCGACAAGGTCGGCGTGCTGGCCGAGATCGCCGCGGCGATGCGCGATGCCGGTGTGTCGATCGAAAGCCTGATCCAGCGCGGCGCCAGCCCCGACGGCCATGTCTTGGTCGCAATCGTCACCCATGAGGGCCCCGAACGCTGCGTCGCCGCCGCGCTCGAAAAGCTTCGCGGATCGCAAAGTCTGGCCGGCGAGCCGATGTGGATGCACATCCTCGCCTGA
- a CDS encoding methylated-DNA--[protein]-cysteine S-methyltransferase: MTDRYARIASPVGKLTLVADDTGLVAILWENDDPRRVPLGPLVEDADHPVLVEAARQLAEYFAGTRTAFDLPLSFRGTEFQKAVWAALCAIPHGTTRSYGEVARAIGRPTATRAVGAANGRNPISIVAPCHRVIGASGALTGFAGGLDAKRYLLALEGVS, from the coding sequence TTGACCGATCGCTACGCGCGCATCGCCTCGCCGGTGGGCAAACTGACCCTGGTCGCCGACGACACCGGGCTGGTCGCGATCCTGTGGGAAAACGACGATCCGCGCCGCGTGCCGCTCGGGCCGCTGGTCGAGGATGCCGACCACCCGGTGCTGGTGGAAGCGGCGCGACAGCTGGCCGAGTATTTCGCGGGAACGCGCACCGCGTTCGACCTGCCGCTCAGCTTTCGCGGCACCGAATTCCAGAAGGCGGTGTGGGCCGCGCTGTGCGCGATCCCTCACGGCACGACACGCAGCTACGGTGAGGTCGCCCGCGCGATCGGACGCCCGACCGCGACCCGCGCGGTCGGCGCGGCCAACGGGCGCAACCCGATCTCGATCGTCGCTCCCTGCCACCGCGTCATCGGCGCGAGCGGCGCGCTGACCGGGTTTGCGGGCGGCCTTGATGCCAAGCGATATCTGCTGGCGCTGGAGGGCGTCAGCTAA
- the hutU gene encoding urocanate hydratase, with the protein MNRLDNSRRIASPHGAALTCKSWQTEAALRMLMNNLDDAVAENPQELVVYGGIGRAARDWASYDRIVETLRRLEDDETLLVQSGKPVGVFRTHADAPRVLIANSNLVPKWADWAHFHELDAKGLMMYGQMTAGSWIYIGSQGIVQGTYETFVEMARQHYGGDWAGRWILTAGLGGMGGAQPLAATMAGASCLAVECQPSRIAMRLETGYLDRATDDLDEALEIVTRATAPISVGLLGNAANVYPELVRRGVRPGAVTDQTSAHDTINGYLPQGWSVDRWLAERTANPAVVDAAARASIATHVRAMLDFHAAGVPTVDYGNNIRQVAKDEGVADAFAFPGFVPAYIRPLFCRGIGPFRWAALSGDPEDISKTDAKVKELLPDDAHLHRWLDMAGERIRFQGLPARICWVGLGDRHRLGLAFNAMVASGELKAPIVIGRDHLDSGSVASPNRETEAMLDGSDAVSDWPLLNALLNTASGATWVSLHHGGGVGMGYSQHSGVVIVADGTEAAARRLERVLWNDPATGVMRHADAGYAIAADAARANGLDLPSLS; encoded by the coding sequence ATGAACCGCCTCGACAACAGCCGCCGCATCGCCAGCCCGCACGGCGCCGCGCTCACCTGCAAGAGCTGGCAGACCGAAGCCGCGCTCAGGATGCTGATGAACAACCTCGACGACGCGGTTGCCGAGAATCCGCAGGAGCTGGTCGTATACGGCGGCATCGGGCGAGCGGCGCGCGACTGGGCGAGCTACGACCGCATCGTCGAGACGCTGCGTCGCCTCGAGGACGACGAGACGCTGCTGGTGCAGTCGGGCAAGCCGGTCGGCGTGTTCCGCACCCACGCCGACGCCCCGCGCGTGCTGATCGCGAATTCGAACCTGGTGCCGAAATGGGCCGACTGGGCGCATTTCCACGAATTGGATGCCAAGGGGCTGATGATGTACGGCCAGATGACGGCCGGATCATGGATCTACATCGGCAGCCAGGGGATCGTGCAGGGCACGTACGAGACCTTCGTCGAGATGGCGCGCCAGCATTATGGCGGCGACTGGGCGGGGCGCTGGATCCTGACCGCGGGGCTGGGCGGCATGGGCGGCGCGCAGCCGCTCGCCGCAACGATGGCCGGGGCATCGTGTCTGGCGGTCGAATGCCAGCCGAGCCGCATCGCGATGCGGCTGGAGACCGGCTATCTCGACCGCGCGACCGACGATCTGGACGAGGCGCTGGAAATCGTCACGCGGGCAACCGCCCCGATCTCGGTCGGCCTGCTCGGCAATGCCGCCAACGTCTATCCCGAACTCGTCCGCCGCGGCGTGCGGCCGGGCGCGGTCACCGACCAGACGAGCGCGCACGACACGATCAACGGCTATCTGCCGCAGGGATGGAGCGTCGACCGCTGGCTGGCCGAGCGCACCGCCAACCCCGCCGTGGTCGATGCCGCCGCGCGCGCGTCGATCGCTACGCACGTGCGCGCGATGCTCGATTTCCACGCGGCGGGCGTGCCGACGGTCGATTACGGCAACAACATCCGCCAGGTCGCGAAGGACGAGGGCGTCGCCGACGCCTTCGCCTTTCCCGGCTTCGTCCCCGCCTATATCCGCCCGCTGTTCTGCCGCGGGATCGGGCCGTTCCGCTGGGCGGCGCTGTCGGGCGATCCCGAGGATATCTCGAAGACCGATGCCAAGGTGAAGGAACTGCTTCCGGACGACGCGCACCTCCACCGCTGGCTCGACATGGCGGGGGAGCGCATCCGCTTTCAGGGGCTGCCGGCGCGGATCTGCTGGGTGGGGCTGGGCGACCGCCACCGGCTGGGGCTCGCGTTCAACGCGATGGTCGCGTCGGGCGAGCTGAAGGCGCCGATCGTGATCGGGCGCGACCACCTCGATTCCGGATCGGTCGCGTCGCCCAACCGCGAGACCGAGGCGATGCTCGACGGCAGCGACGCGGTGAGCGACTGGCCGCTCTTGAACGCGCTGCTCAACACCGCCAGCGGCGCGACTTGGGTGTCGCTCCACCACGGCGGTGGCGTCGGCATGGGATATTCGCAGCATTCAGGCGTGGTGATCGTCGCCGACGGCACCGAGGCAGCGGCGCGCCGGCTGGAGCGCGTGCTGTGGAACGATCCCGCGACCGGCGTGATGCGCCACGCCGACGCCGGCTATGCCATCGCGGCGGATGCGGCGCGGGCGAACGGGCTGGATTTGCCGAGCCTTAGCTGA
- the hutG gene encoding N-formylglutamate deformylase: MNDWLRVTRGDTPLIVSMPHVGTRIPAPFDAGLIDPHAATRDADWHIDRLYVFAAETGATLIATDISRTVIDLNRDPAEVSLYPGQATTGLVPTTHFDGSPLYRAGAEPTDVAARRASYYDPYHAALSEEIARLRAAHPAIVLYDAHSILSRVPRLFEGELPQFNIGTNSGASCAPALADAVFDACPEPKVRDGRFKGGWITRNYGAPARGVHAIQMELAIRGYADESAPEVWDAARAAPMQATLRTILSAALDFAKGCP; the protein is encoded by the coding sequence GTGAACGACTGGCTGCGCGTCACGCGCGGCGATACGCCGCTGATCGTGTCGATGCCGCATGTCGGCACGCGCATTCCGGCGCCGTTCGACGCGGGCCTGATCGATCCGCACGCGGCGACGCGCGATGCCGACTGGCATATCGACCGCCTCTATGTCTTCGCCGCCGAGACGGGCGCGACGCTGATCGCGACCGATATCTCGCGGACCGTCATCGACCTGAACCGCGATCCCGCGGAGGTGTCGCTCTATCCGGGGCAGGCGACGACGGGGCTGGTGCCGACGACGCATTTCGACGGCTCGCCGCTGTACCGCGCGGGCGCCGAGCCGACCGACGTCGCGGCGCGGCGGGCGTCGTATTACGATCCCTATCATGCGGCGCTGAGCGAGGAGATCGCCCGGCTGCGCGCGGCGCACCCCGCGATCGTGCTGTACGACGCGCACTCGATCCTGAGCCGTGTCCCGCGTCTGTTCGAGGGCGAATTGCCCCAGTTCAACATCGGCACCAATTCCGGCGCGTCGTGCGCGCCCGCGCTGGCCGACGCGGTGTTCGACGCCTGCCCCGAACCGAAGGTGCGCGACGGACGCTTCAAGGGCGGGTGGATCACGCGCAACTACGGCGCGCCTGCGCGCGGCGTCCACGCCATCCAGATGGAGCTCGCCATCCGCGGCTATGCCGACGAGAGCGCGCCCGAGGTGTGGGACGCGGCCCGCGCCGCGCCGATGCAGGCGACGCTGCGCACCATCCTGTCCGCCGCACTCGATTTCGCGAAGGGTTGCCCATGA
- a CDS encoding NAD-dependent deacylase has protein sequence MHDSRNIVVLTGAGISAESGPATFRGPGGLWEGERVEDICTPEALARDAALVHRFYDLRRAALDTVAPNAAHVALARLDAEWPGELLIVTQNVDDLHERAGATRMLHMHGELRSALCAACGERAAWDGPLPPGSVCAACGTAALRPDIVFFGEMPYAMDAIDAALARADLFVSIGTSGAVYPAAGFVRTARYHGARTLELNLDPSEGSVWFHESQMGPASALVPAWVDEMLGAD, from the coding sequence ATGCACGACAGTCGCAACATCGTCGTCCTGACCGGCGCCGGCATCTCCGCCGAAAGCGGCCCCGCCACCTTTCGTGGCCCCGGCGGGCTGTGGGAGGGGGAGAGGGTCGAGGACATCTGCACTCCAGAGGCGCTCGCGCGGGATGCGGCGCTGGTCCACCGCTTCTACGACCTGCGGCGGGCGGCGCTCGATACGGTTGCGCCCAATGCCGCGCATGTCGCGCTGGCGCGGCTGGATGCGGAATGGCCGGGCGAGCTGCTGATCGTGACGCAGAACGTCGACGATCTGCACGAACGTGCGGGCGCGACGCGGATGCTGCACATGCACGGCGAACTGCGCTCGGCACTGTGTGCGGCGTGTGGGGAGCGGGCGGCATGGGACGGGCCGCTGCCACCGGGCAGCGTCTGCGCGGCGTGCGGCACCGCGGCGCTGCGGCCCGACATCGTGTTCTTCGGGGAGATGCCGTACGCGATGGACGCGATCGACGCGGCGCTGGCGCGGGCCGACCTGTTCGTGTCGATCGGCACGTCGGGCGCGGTCTATCCCGCCGCCGGTTTCGTGCGGACGGCGCGCTACCACGGCGCGCGCACGCTGGAGCTGAACCTCGATCCGTCGGAGGGTAGCGTCTGGTTTCACGAAAGTCAGATGGGTCCGGCGAGCGCGCTGGTGCCGGCGTGGGTCGATGAGATGCTCGGGGCTGATTGA
- a CDS encoding ABC transporter permease yields MNTHGVWAIYRFEMARALRTLWQSLVTPVITTSLYFIVFGGAIGSRMQSVDGVGYGSFIVPGLIMLALLTNSIGNASIGIYFPKFTGTIYELLSAPVSPFEMVIGYVGAAATKSVVLGLIILGTSAFFVDLRIEHPLAMVAFLILTSVAFSLFGFIIGVWAKGFEQLNFVPALLITPLTFLGGAFYSISMLPEPWRTVSLFNPVVYLVSGFRWSFFGQGDVSIAWSLGFTAGFMGLCLGVIAWIFKSGWRLKN; encoded by the coding sequence ATGAACACCCACGGCGTCTGGGCGATCTATCGCTTCGAAATGGCGCGCGCGCTGCGCACCCTGTGGCAGAGCCTGGTGACGCCGGTCATCACCACCAGCCTGTATTTCATCGTGTTCGGCGGCGCGATCGGCAGCCGGATGCAGTCGGTCGATGGCGTCGGCTACGGCAGCTTCATCGTGCCGGGGCTCATCATGCTCGCGCTGCTGACGAACAGTATCGGCAACGCCTCGATCGGCATCTACTTCCCGAAGTTCACCGGCACGATCTACGAACTGCTGTCGGCCCCCGTCTCGCCATTCGAAATGGTGATCGGCTATGTCGGCGCCGCCGCGACCAAGTCGGTGGTGCTGGGGCTCATTATCCTCGGCACCTCGGCGTTCTTCGTCGATCTGCGCATCGAACACCCGCTTGCGATGGTCGCGTTCCTGATCCTGACGTCGGTCGCGTTCAGCCTGTTCGGCTTCATCATCGGGGTGTGGGCGAAGGGGTTCGAACAGCTGAACTTCGTGCCGGCGCTGCTGATTACCCCGCTGACCTTCCTCGGCGGTGCATTCTACTCGATCTCCATGCTGCCCGAACCGTGGCGCACGGTCAGCCTGTTCAACCCGGTCGTGTACCTCGTCAGCGGTTTCCGCTGGAGTTTCTTCGGCCAGGGGGACGTCAGCATCGCGTGGAGCCTGGGCTTCACCGCGGGGTTCATGGGCCTGTGTTTGGGAGTGATCGCGTGGATCTTCAAAAGCGGGTGGCGGCTCAAAAACTAG